The genomic segment ATAGTAAGTTCCTTCAGTTTGTTCATCAGAAGGACAGTTGGCCCTTTTTGTCCACATGTCAGAATCAGTTTATCAAGAATGAGGAAAATTACTGTTGGGATTGTGATTGAAATTACTAGAATTTATAGATCAGTATTGGAAAGATGgcaattttccccaaattaatctataaatgtTACTGAAGATCATTAGAAAAGACCTAAATGAATGGAGACATATTTCTCTAATGATCTTCAATAACATTTATAATGTTCTCTAtaaagggtttatttatttagttaccttatttttgttgggtttttgatgttgttgttcCAAGTAGTATTTTTTCCCAAgcatttttttgtaattaaatgcTTACATGCTGATTTTGTAACTGGGGGATTTAGACTGCATtcttaaatttatagaaattgAAGAGAACAAATTTTGATGACTCTAAATTATTTCCTATAGGTATGAGGTCCTTAATGAGTGTGCATGCATATGAACAGTAAAATATCAcagtattctaaatattttactaaaagtTTTGTTCTCCTTGAAACATACAGGATGGGAAATTTTGTTCTTTGTGTACAAAAGAAGGAACAAGATCCATATGAACATTCTTAAAACCAGTGAATTAAAAGCTGACCCAGAATGCTAGCCTACATTTTTCAGCTTGAGATCATTCTTATACAGTCCTGTGTaaaagctttttcctttttaatgaacTAAACATTCATATCTCAATTCAAAGTCCGTTTTTCCTCAGGAGACTCAAACTGAATTAATATGTCCCTGCCCAGAATTTTTCTGCAGGAATAAAAAGGTCTGGCTCGGGTATCAAGATGGGAAATCAGCAGAACAAGTGCCAGATGACCATGCATTTGATTTCACGCAGTTTACTCAGGggaattttatttgttattacttatctagctttattttttactaaCCTCTTTGGTTCTCTGCTGCAGTGAACCACTGAAGCATGtgtaaaaagagaaattcttcaGTCTCTCTGAAGCTGAAACTCTAACCTCTTCTTGGTGGACTTCGCGATAGATTGACCCAAGAGCCATTCTGACTACACTTTGTAAGCACTATGCCGTTTAAGTGTTCtcagatcttttctttcttagccACTCTCAATCACCAAGAATTATTCCCAAGTTTCCATTGCTTAATGTGGAAGCCAAGATAGAGTCTATCTTCGTTCTTCTACTCTTTGTAGTAGACAATGACATTAAAAGTCAGAGACGTTTCATATTCATGCTTAAATATTAACATGCTTTTTCTAAGCAATGGAACGTTATTTGTCAAAGGATAGCATTAGCCTTTGCTTTTTTCAGTTTATGGTTCTTTCTGCATACTTTTGGGATTCCCTAAtacccctctcccttttttctttttcttaagcttCAACTGAAAACCTTCCCCTAAAGATTTCTGAGCCTTGTTCACATCATACCCAATTCCATTGGATCTCCTTACTGATTTATAAAATGTCCCCTTTCCTCATATCAGGAACAGAATGCTCTTAAATGCTTCTATAAATACCATCATCTGAACGGATTGGGATCTGTAGAGGTGAGAGAGAAAGATTTACTCACCTCAAATTACCTGAATTAGTGTCAGTGTTCAGTGATTGAAGGAGTATACTAATTTCAGTGTCATTTGCCTCTTTAGAGCTTAGCAACCGCTTCATAGAGGCAAAGGTTAATGACTACATTCAAATGCAATACAATCCAGGGCAACTTACGAATCCCATGTGTGGTTTTAGATGACATAATAGGATGCACTTCTTCCTGTATGTAATgcaatgcttttttctttccttactctctctctttttttttttttttttaatgcattcaaGCTATGTATCTGGCTTTTAACAGTTTAACTTCAGCATGgatttcattgtgtttattttacttagtattcATTTGGCATTTTGTACTTGCAAATTTCTGTCTTATATCAaatttagggaatttttttttttcctcagtgttttctctgccccattctctttcttttctttttctggtgttTCATTTACAAGTGTGTTGGATTGTTTGATATCATGTAGCAGGTCTCTGaggctctgtttatttttttttaattcatttttctctttgttgtttacCTTGGATGATTTCTTGGACAATTGCTCTACCTTCAAATTCACTTAATTTTTATTCAGTAATTTCTATTCGGCCGTGAAATCCATCCAGTGGATTTTTTATTTACgaacttgtaaatttttttctcttctgcaggcctcacctgtagcatattgaagttcctgggctaggggtctaatcagggctacagctcaggactacagcacagccacagtaaggcaggATCAGAggggcatctgcaacctatgtcacagcttgtggtaataccagatccttaacccaccgagtgaggccagggcttgaatccgcatcctcgtagagactatgttgggttcttaaccggctgagccacagtgggaactcctgatattttaattttcagttccatttgattcttttttctgctgAGATTTTTTAGTCTCCTGAGAGTTTCATTCActtaaaaatgctttgttttaCTTCATTGAGGATAAGCTGTAATAGCtactttaaaatccttgtcagTTTCAACATCTGATTCATCTCAGAGTCAGACTAGACAGTGTGATACTTTTCCTTGATTTCCATATGTCTGTAGTTTTGAATCGTATCTTGGACTTTATGAATGCTAAATTGTCAAGGTTCTAGACTCTATAGTTTTTCTATGAAAGTTACTTCCTTTGCATTAGCAGGTAATTTTCCTGGCTAAATTTGACCTATAAACTCTTTCTTGGAGGCCAACTCTAGCCTTagttcagattttttgttttaaacagtgATTCTGTTTCAGGTGGTTTAGGATCTGTCAGAGATGTGTGCAGAGTTAGGGGATCCTCTCTCAGGCTCCTGCCCCTTTGGAGATTTCCTAGTCTCCTCAGCATTCAAAGGTTCCTGGCTTCACTTTTTGGATTCTCTAGGTAAGAAAAACTAAGAGTTTTCCCACACGCGCCCCTTCTGCCTTGGAGTCTGTCTCATGGACTGCTCTTAGCTCCAAGCTCAATGCAGAAGAAAGGGGAACTTACTTGTGTGGTTCCTTATCTGCCCTTCTCTGAGCAACCTGCCCTGGCCACCAGGCTTGGTCTGCTTCTGTTAGCATTCCAGGATATTCTGGAAGTTGCTTTTTGTATTATGCCCTCCCCGCTAGGAAGCTaccgggctaggggtagaataagagctgcatctgccggcctacaccacagctcactgcaacaccggatccttaacccactgagcgaggccagggatcgaactgcatcctcatggatactaatcaggtttgttaccaatgagctacaatgagaacgcCTATGCCCAATTTTATAGATGTCTTCTGCTGAGGGATAGTCCAGTAGGGTCTTAGTCTGTCATATTTGGAAGCAGAATTTCCATCCCTGCCTGGCACTTTGTCTCCTGAGAGTCATTTCTTGCCTTGGTTAATCCAACAGCCTCCTAAACCACTCCCTGCTTATACCCTTGCTCCTTAAGGACTCTTCTTcacatttcaggcagagggataCTACAGAAACAGAAACTTGCAGGGTCTCCCCATTTCCTGACAGTAAATCCACAAAGTTTAAAATGTCCTGTTCTGCCTGTCTGAAACTCCTCCTCAGCCTTGGCTTCCACGTCACATGCTTAGGCTGGTTTGCATCCTACTTTTCTGACCACTCCTGTTTAGATTCAACAACTCGTGTTTACTCTTGCTCCTCTAATCCTGAAAGGTGGGTCCACCCTAAAAATATGGTTCTTGGCAGTCTGGtctttctcccttttattttcttttagagatCTCATCCACTTCCACACTTTAAGCTTACATGTCAGGGCTCCGAATGAGGCCTTCCTGTTCCCAGGAACTGGAGATCTGGACTCACTGCAGAAGGCGAAGAGACCCTATCCCTGGCTTTCTCAAAAGAGCGCACACAGCGCTGACGGAAGGTAAGTTAAAGGTTTCCGGCCTCGGGGTATTCTTCAACCTTCTTTCGGCCAGCATTTGCCCAGATTTGACTAAGCACCGCGCGAAAGGGGAGCAGGGAGAGTGCGTCCGCGCCGGTTCTAGCTGCGTGTTTCTGAAGATGGGACTGACCGCTTCTCCCGCCCGGCAGCATCTGCGCCCTCCTGCGCCGACGCAGCGCACGACGGGAAAGCGGAACCCAGATGCGCGCGTCCCTGCTTCCAGCCGGGCGCGGAGAGCCGAGCGCGGTGCACACGCGCGCCGCACGGCCGGGCATGGAGGAGCGCCGCGAGTCCCAGCCCACCGCCGGCTCTAGCGCTATGGGCCCGGGAGGCGAACGCGGCGGCGGCGCCCCCTCTTGGGCCCCGGAGGACGCCTGGATGGGCACGCACCCTAAGGTCAGGAGGCGCGAGAGAGCAGGGCACGGGTCCAGGCCCCTACCCCAGAGGGAACCCCCGGGCCGCGCTCCCCTCGGGGCTCTTCACTCCCTGGGGGGTGGGATCGCTGAGTTTCCACCCGAACCTCGCGGAAGGGGACCCTTTACGCTGCCCGCTGCAGGCGGTATTGTTTTCGTTTGTTTAAAAGCGTTGAATTGTTGTtctgaccgccccccccccccaggctggAGGGACAAAACTTTAAAATCCATCCTCCTCGCCGTCCACCACTAACATCTGAGTTGTGCTCTCTAGGGCTCTGGGCTCTTTCTCGGGCTGgtctcatttactcctcacagtAAGCAAACTAAACAGTTTGTGGGCCATGGAAAAGATGTGGGAGTCTACAGTGTTTAAGGTTTAGGCACAGTCCTCGTTTGCTTCTGCTTGGCATATAGTTGCCTTTTACAGCAATGAATGGAAGTGATCGAAGACAAGGGTTTTGTAGGAATGTAGACGCTAGATACTTCGGTCTCGTAACTTTAGTAGGATTGCAGTCTTCTGCTAGAGAGCAGTATTTCATAGATAATCATCTAAAAACAGTGAAGAAGAGGAAAATCTTGAAGGTCTAggtctgaaaaaaattaatcccttttctttcctttttttttttttttttttttttgtctttttgccttttctagggcctctcccacggcatatggaggttcccaggccaggggtcgactgaagctgtagccaccggcctacgccagagccacagcaacaccagagccacagcaacaccagatccttaacccactgagcgaggccagggatcgaacctgcaacctcatggttcctagtcagactcgttaaccactgagcctcgacgggaactcccgaattaaTCCCTTTTCATCTTCTCTTGATTTTATCCTCCTATTCTGATCCTCTTATTTCCCCCTCAAGGTGAGAAAAACATTAACATGGAGATGTTTTTCGGTGCCAGAAAAAGAACCACAACACGGAGAGGGAGCGTGAACTCAGAGTcactgagtttgaatcctgggtTCTGTCACCagctttgtgactttttttttctttttttttttttttgctttttaagactgcacctgtggcatatggtggttcccaggctagggctctaatcggagctgtagctgccggcctgtgccacagccacttcagatccgtgcagcgtctgcaacctataccacagctcagggcaacaccagttccctaacccactgagcgaggccagggactgaagccttGTTcttatggatagtagtcgggatcgttaactgctgagccacgaagggaacttccaggtttatgacttttttttgctagttgttttatcttgttcctcagttttctcatctgtaaaatgggcataggaACAGTACTAATCTTATGAAGTGGTTAtgggattaaataaattaataaacactTGACATATAGTGAACACTACATAAGTATTTATAAGTGAAACATCAGTAGCAAGTTTTAAAAACCTCATCTAGATTTGATGGTATTGTTTAGTTTTCatacttggggattttttttctctttaaagttaATATCTATAGGTTCTAGCTGTTAAGtcttttctcttggtttttcttGAAGGACCTAATTGAttacaaaaaagggaagaaaagatatTGGATGTCTGCTTTTTCAGTTCTGCATTTGTATTATTCAGTTTGAAAATTAATTGGGTCCAACCAGTAACATAGTATTAGTTTTATCATCCTCAAACACTTTTTTGATTATTCCTATACTTAAAGAATTTCCTCATGgataaaattcaaacttttaGCTTGGCTACTTGGTCCCTAATTGCCTTTACAGTGTCATTTTGAAACACATTTGAGGTTTCAGGAGGACGTTTAATAACGCCCCTCTTTCCTGTTCCCAACACACTTAGGAGCACACTGATGGGAAGGCATGGCCTCAGAGCTGCACCTAGGCAGGTCTGTTGATGCCTCACCTCTGCATTAGCCCTGCTTCCTCACCTGGTCAACGGACACAGCTGGAATACCTGAGGCTTCTCCTGCAGGGCCGGGCCCCTGAAGAATGTTTGCCCCCTGCTAACCAACAAGACTGAAATCAGCACAGCTTGCTTGGTCCTTTCTTTAAAATCCAACAATTATATAACTCCGCACTCTTGagtgagcaggggtggggagagagaccTAGAAGACTTCCTCCACAGGTTAAGAAGAGACCAGGGAAAATAGAGGCTCCCACTAACGTGTTCCAGTAAAAGTCCTTTTAAAAACTGTCTCTTCTCGCACAGCAGGTCATcgcagtggctagggtcactgttttggcctgggtttgatccttggctcaggaatttccacatgccacgggtgtagccaaaaaaaaaagtttctactcCTTACAGATAGGTTTCTTTGTAGGCCTTTAGATATGTGATGCTTATTCCCGCCTTCACGTGGTTGCTCACACTTTTATTCTACGTTCTCTATTTACGCAAATCATATATTACATCCTTCAGGGCCCAATTTGCATCCCACTTCTGCCAGGAAGCATGCACCAACCAAGCCATCTAATTGGAGCTCCTTAGAcctattgtgtcttttttttttaatcccactcACTcagttggtttctttttcttttttcttttcttttttttcacttcacagggccacacctgtgtcgcagggaagttcctaagctaggggtcaaattggacctatagctgctggcctgcacaacagctacagcaccttgggatctgatttgaatcttcgacctacactacagctcatggcaacactggctccttaacccactgatccggtccagggatggaacctggatcctcatggatactagtcagattcattaccaccgagccccAATGGGCTCAGTTTTTAATCACTTACTGTCTTGTACTGTTATTTGCAATTGTGTGTATGTTTACCCTAACAAAAGTTTTTTAGAGACAGAAATCAGGGCTTAATTGCCTTGTAACTCCCAGGATACCTGTAAGAGTCTCGtacattatatatttaatgaataatttttgattgaaagaaaatatttagattcttccttctctatttgacaattatattttgattttcagtATTTAGAAATGATGGAATTAGATATAGGAGATGCCACCCAAGTTTATATAGCATTCTTGGTTTACCTGGACCTCATGGAGAGtaagttatttgttttattattgttttgttattGGGGCTGTGGTGGGGGAGATGGGGGCTTGGGTTGGGATGTAGTTTTTATGCATTTGCTGTTAACTTTGTCAGTGTTGtgatttctttatcattttaattgggaactcctgggaaagaaaatactaaagaaaagaTGGCATTATAAGTGATGTTTGCTCAGCTGATATtaggtgtttaaaatttttatcttttatttttgataaacatGATTGTCCATTTAATGATGCACTTTCAGGTAAAAGTTGGCATGAAGTGAACTGTGTGGGATTACCAGATCTCCAGCTCATCTGCCTTCTCGGTACTGAGATAGAAGGAGAAGGGGTACAGACTGTGGTGCCTACACCCATCAATGCATCCCTCAGCCATAACAGGTAGGCAGGTGATTTTGATCTTTGTTTAAGAGGTTAGTTCCTTTTCTGAATAAAGCACTAGGAATCGTTAAATTAGAGGTTGTCATATATTTTCAGAGGAATTGGGGGTACGGGGATCCTTGCTTTGCTCTTGGTTATTTGAGGAATaagtttttttattaatgatgtttattttttccattatagttggttatTTGAGGAATAAGTTAAGTATGAGtgtttaacaagtatttatttagcactaagtgtatttttcatgttcatcgggaattgttttattttagatcTTTTTAACTGTATAAAATGGCATCTTTTGAGGCTTGCTTTCCACAATGTTATATTGCAAAAATTTATCTATGGTATATTTTGGGAGCGGGGATGCCTTCCATCCTGTGATTGTACCACCGTTTTCACATCTACTGCCCTCATGACGGAGTGTTGTTAACGTTCAACTTTCAGGGAATGATTTCCActcttttccaaagcagttgCCTCAGTTTACTTTCCCTGCGATGTAAATAAGACCTTTTGAAGCTGTGTGGGTCTCTGACATTTAGTAAGGtcagactttaaaatttttaccaatTGAATGGTTTTCTCATT from the Sus scrofa isolate TJ Tabasco breed Duroc chromosome 9, Sscrofa11.1, whole genome shotgun sequence genome contains:
- the TSEN15 gene encoding tRNA-splicing endonuclease subunit Sen15 isoform X2 — protein: MRASLLPAGRGEPSAVHTRAARPGMEERRESQPTAGSSAMGPGGERGGGAPSWAPEDAWMGTHPKYLEMMELDIGDATQVYIAFLVYLDLMESKSWHEVNCVGLPDLQLICLLGTEIEGEGVQTVVPTPINASLSHNRIFPLEDDTSTSQCLLYSYKIGLRPISLVHL
- the TSEN15 gene encoding tRNA-splicing endonuclease subunit Sen15 isoform X1 produces the protein MRASLLPAGRGEPSAVHTRAARPGMEERRESQPTAGSSAMGPGGERGGGAPSWAPEDAWMGTHPKYLEMMELDIGDATQVYIAFLVYLDLMESKSWHEVNCVGLPDLQLICLLGTEIEGEGVQTVVPTPINASLSHNRIREILKASRKLQGDPDLPMSFTLAIVESDSTIVYYKLTDGFMLPDPQNISLRR